The Chiroxiphia lanceolata isolate bChiLan1 chromosome 12, bChiLan1.pri, whole genome shotgun sequence genome window below encodes:
- the SEMA6D gene encoding semaphorin-6D isoform X5, with the protein MRLPLLCAFLTLMSLSRCRAVSFPEDEDPINVVDYHYSRQYPVFRGRPSGNESQHRLDFQLMLKIRDTLYITGRDQVYTVNLNEVPKSEVTPSKKLTWRSRQQDRENCAMKGKHKDECHNFIKVFVPRNDEMVFVCGTNAFNPMCRYYRLNTLEYDGEEISGLARCPFDARQTNVALFADGKLYSATVADFLASDAVIYRSMGDGSALRTIKYDSKWIKEPHFLHAIEYGNYVYFFFREIAVEHNTLGKAVYSRVARICKNDMGGSQRVLEKHWTSFLKARLNCSVPGDSFFYFDVLQSITDIIEINGVPTVVGVFTTQLNSIPGSAVCAFSMDDIEKVFKGRFKEQKTPDSVWTAVPEDKVPKPRPGCCAKHGLAEAYKTSIDFPDETLSFIKSHPLMDSAVPSVTEEPWFTKTRVRYRLTAIAVDHAAGPHQNYTVIFVGSEAGVVLKILAKTGPFSLNDSVLLEEIEAYNHAKCNGESEEDRRVISLQLDRDHHALFVAFSSCVIRIPLSRCERHGSCKKACIASRDPYCGWLDHEICGRVTPGMLFSLFVSYNHSTGGYVQDVEYGNTAQLGDCHEILPTTATPDYKIFGDPTSGVRWEVQSGESNQMVHMNVLITCVFAAFVLGAFIAGVAVYCYRDIFVRKSRKIHKDAESAQSCTDSSGSFAKLNGLFDSPVKEYQQNIDSPKLYTNLLTSRKELPPNGDTKSMMMDHRGQPPELAALPTPESTPVLQQKTLQAMKSQSDKAHGNLNASRKETPLKSPQFFPSSPPPHSPLSHGHIPSAIVLPNATHDYNTSFSNSNAHKADKKMQHIDHPLTKPSSKRDHRRSVDSRNTLNDFLKHLNETTNNPKAIMGDIQVAHQTLMLDPMGNMSEIPPKVPNREASLYSPPSTLPRNSPTKRVDVPTTPAVPMTSLERQRGYHKNSSQRHSISALPKNLNSPNGVLLSRQPSINRGGYMTPTAGTKMDYMQGTPVSVHLQPSLSRQSSYTSNGTLPRTGIKRTPSLKPDVPPKPSFVPQTTSVRPLNKYSY; encoded by the exons ATGAggctccctctgctctgtgccttccTGACGCTAATGAGCCTGTCCCGGTGCCGAGCTGTCAGCTTCCCTGAGGACGAGGACCCCATTAACGTTGTTGACTACCACT ATTCAAGGCAATATCCAGTATTTAGAGGACGCCCTTCAGGCAATGAATCTCAGCACAGACTGGACTTCCAACTAATGCTGAAAATTCGAGACACACTTTATATCACTGGCAG GGACCAGGTTTACACTGTAAACTTAAATGAAGTTCCAAAATCAGAAGTTACTCCAAGCAAG aaattaaCATGGAGATCAAGGCAACAGGACAGAGAGAACTGTGCTATGAAAGGCAAACATAAA GATGAATGCCATAACTTCATTAAAGTCTTTGTTCCAAGAAATGATGAGATGGTGTTTGTCTGTGGAACAAATGCATTTAACCCCATGTGCAGATACTATCGG ctgaataCCTTAGAGTATGATGGGGAGGAAATTAGTGGTTTGGCAAGATGCCCATTTGATGCCAGACAAACCAATGTCGCCCTCTTTGCTG ATGGAAAATTGTATTCGGCAACAGTAGCAGATTTCCTGGCAAGTGATGCTGTTATTTATCGCAGCATGGGGGATGGATCTGCCTTAAGAACAATAAAGTATGATTCCAAATGGATAAAAG AACCACACTTCCTCCATGCCATAGAATATGGGAACtatgtttatttcttcttccGAGAAATCGCTGTAGAGCACAACACTTTAGGCAAG GCTGTGTATTCTCGTGTGGCACGCATATGCAAAAATGACATGGGGGGATCCCAAAGGGTCCTGGAGAAACATTGGACATCCTTTCTGAAAGCTCGACTCAACTGCTCAGTTCCTGGGGATTCATTCTTCTACTTCGATGTTCTGCAGTCTATCACAGACATAATAGAAATCAATGGAGTGCCCACAGTTGTTGGTGTATTCACCACACAGCTTAACAG CATCCCTGGTTCAGCAGTGTGTGCTTTCAGCATGGATGACATTGAGAAAGTCTTCAAAGGCAgatttaaagaacaaaagacTCCTGACTCTGTTTGGACAGCTGTACCTGAAGACAAAGTACCAAAGCCAAG ACCTGGCTGCTGTGCAAAACATGGCCTAGCAGAGGCTTACAAAACCTCCATTGATTTCCCAGACGAAACGCTCTCCTTCATCAAATCTCATCCTTTAATGGATTCAGCTGTTCCCTCAGTCACTGAGGAGCCTTGGTTTACCAAAACACGTGTCAG ATACAGATTGACAGCAATAGCTGTAGATCATGCTGCTGGACCCCATCAGAACTACACAGTCATATTTGTTGGCTCCGAAGCAGGAGTAGTACTTAAAATCTTGGCAAAGACCGGGCCCTTTTCTTTGAATGACAGTGTATTACTGGAAGAGATTGAAGCATATAATCATGCAAA GTGTAATGGAGAGAGTGAGGAGGACAGAAGAGTCATTTCCCTTCAGCTGGACAGAGACCACCATGCTCTGTTCGTGGCCTTCTCCAGCTGCGTCATTAGAATTCCTCTGAGTCGGTGTGAGCGTCATGGGTCATGTAAAAA gGCATGTATTGCTTCACGGGACCCGTACTGTGGCTGGTTAGACCATGAGATTTGTGGAAGAGTGACACCAGGCATGTT GttctctttgtttgtttcataCAACCACAGCACTGGAGGATACGTACAAGATGTCGAGTACGGCAACACGGCGCAGCTTGGGGACTGCCATG AAATTTTGCCTACTACAGCTACACCAGATTACAAAATATTTGGCGACCCAACATCTg GTGTAAGGTGGGAAGTACAATCAGGAGAGTCCAACCAAATGGTACATATGAATGTCCTAATCACTTGTGTCTTTGCCGCTTTTGTCCTGGGAGCCTTTATTGCGGGAGTGGCCGTTTACTGTTACCGGGATATATTTGTACGGAAATccagaaaaatacacaaagatGCAGAATCGGCTCAGTCCTGCACGGACTCCAGTGGGAGCTTTGCCAAACTGAATGGGCTGTTTGACAGTCCCGTCAAGGAATATCAACAGAACATTGATTCACCCAAACTGTACACAAACCTGCTGACTAGCAGGAAGGAGTTGCCTCCAAACGGTGATACAAAGTCCATGATGATGGACCACAGGGGACAGCCTCCAGAATTAGCTGCACTTCCAACTCCTGAATCTACACCAGTTCTTCAACAAAAGACTCTGCAGGCTATGAAAAGCCAGTCGGACAAAGCGCATGGTAACCTCAATGCTTCACGGAAGGAAACCCCACTAAAAAGCCCtcagttttttccttccagtcctCCACCCCACTCTCCTCTAAGTCACGGACATATTCCCAGTGCTATTGTTCTTCCCAATGCTACCCATGATTACAATACATCTTTCTCAAATTCTAATGCGCACAAGGCAGACAAAAAGATGCAACATATTGATCATCCACTTACAAAACCATCCAGCAAAAGAGACCACAGGAGATCTGTTGATTCCAGGAACACCCTGAATGATTTTCTGAAACACTTAAATGAAACTACTAATAATCCCAAAGCAATTATGGGAGATATTCAAGTGGCCCACCAGACTTTAATGCTGGATCCAATGGGCAATATGTCTGAGATCCCACCTAAGGTTCCCAACAGGGAGGCATCTTTGTACTCTCCTCCATCAACTCTTCCAAGAAACAGTCCCACAAAACGAGTGGACGTTCCCACCACCCCTGCAGTACCAATGACCTCTTTGGAAAGGCAGAGAGGTTATCACAAAAATTCTTCACAAAGGCACTCGATATCTGCCCTTCCTAAAAACTTAAACTCACCAAATGGTGTTTTGTTATCCAGACAGCCAAGTATTAATCGTGGGGGGTACATGACCCCCACGGCAGGCACAAAGATGGACTACATGCAAGGGACGCCTGTCAGCGTTCACCTCCAGCCTTCCTTGTCCAGGCAAAGCAGTTACACGAGCAACGGCACCCTTCCTCGTACAGGAATAAAGAGGACACCCTCCTTAAAACCCGACGTGCCACCAAAACCCTCATTCGTTCCTCAGACAACTTCAGTCAGACCACTGAACAAATACAGTTACTAG
- the SEMA6D gene encoding semaphorin-6D isoform X8, whose amino-acid sequence MRLPLLCAFLTLMSLSRCRAVSFPEDEDPINVVDYHYSRQYPVFRGRPSGNESQHRLDFQLMLKIRDTLYITGRDQVYTVNLNEVPKSEVTPSKKLTWRSRQQDRENCAMKGKHKDECHNFIKVFVPRNDEMVFVCGTNAFNPMCRYYRLNTLEYDGEEISGLARCPFDARQTNVALFADGKLYSATVADFLASDAVIYRSMGDGSALRTIKYDSKWIKEPHFLHAIEYGNYVYFFFREIAVEHNTLGKAVYSRVARICKNDMGGSQRVLEKHWTSFLKARLNCSVPGDSFFYFDVLQSITDIIEINGVPTVVGVFTTQLNSIPGSAVCAFSMDDIEKVFKGRFKEQKTPDSVWTAVPEDKVPKPRPGCCAKHGLAEAYKTSIDFPDETLSFIKSHPLMDSAVPSVTEEPWFTKTRVRYRLTAIAVDHAAGPHQNYTVIFVGSEAGVVLKILAKTGPFSLNDSVLLEEIEAYNHAKCNGESEEDRRVISLQLDRDHHALFVAFSSCVIRIPLSRCERHGSCKKACIASRDPYCGWLDHEICGRVTPGMFTGGYVQDVEYGNTAQLGDCHGVRWEVQSGESNQMVHMNVLITCVFAAFVLGAFIAGVAVYCYRDIFVRKSRKIHKDAESAQSCTDSSGSFAKLNGLFDSPVKEYQQNIDSPKLYTNLLTSRKELPPNGDTKSMMMDHRGQPPELAALPTPESTPVLQQKTLQAMKSQSDKAHGNLNASRKETPLKSPQFFPSSPPPHSPLSHGHIPSAIVLPNATHDYNTSFSNSNAHKADKKMQHIDHPLTKPSSKRDHRRSVDSRNTLNDFLKHLNETTNNPKAIMGDIQVAHQTLMLDPMGNMSEIPPKVPNREASLYSPPSTLPRNSPTKRVDVPTTPAVPMTSLERQRGYHKNSSQRHSISALPKNLNSPNGVLLSRQPSINRGGYMTPTAGTKMDYMQGTPVSVHLQPSLSRQSSYTSNGTLPRTGIKRTPSLKPDVPPKPSFVPQTTSVRPLNKYSY is encoded by the exons ATGAggctccctctgctctgtgccttccTGACGCTAATGAGCCTGTCCCGGTGCCGAGCTGTCAGCTTCCCTGAGGACGAGGACCCCATTAACGTTGTTGACTACCACT ATTCAAGGCAATATCCAGTATTTAGAGGACGCCCTTCAGGCAATGAATCTCAGCACAGACTGGACTTCCAACTAATGCTGAAAATTCGAGACACACTTTATATCACTGGCAG GGACCAGGTTTACACTGTAAACTTAAATGAAGTTCCAAAATCAGAAGTTACTCCAAGCAAG aaattaaCATGGAGATCAAGGCAACAGGACAGAGAGAACTGTGCTATGAAAGGCAAACATAAA GATGAATGCCATAACTTCATTAAAGTCTTTGTTCCAAGAAATGATGAGATGGTGTTTGTCTGTGGAACAAATGCATTTAACCCCATGTGCAGATACTATCGG ctgaataCCTTAGAGTATGATGGGGAGGAAATTAGTGGTTTGGCAAGATGCCCATTTGATGCCAGACAAACCAATGTCGCCCTCTTTGCTG ATGGAAAATTGTATTCGGCAACAGTAGCAGATTTCCTGGCAAGTGATGCTGTTATTTATCGCAGCATGGGGGATGGATCTGCCTTAAGAACAATAAAGTATGATTCCAAATGGATAAAAG AACCACACTTCCTCCATGCCATAGAATATGGGAACtatgtttatttcttcttccGAGAAATCGCTGTAGAGCACAACACTTTAGGCAAG GCTGTGTATTCTCGTGTGGCACGCATATGCAAAAATGACATGGGGGGATCCCAAAGGGTCCTGGAGAAACATTGGACATCCTTTCTGAAAGCTCGACTCAACTGCTCAGTTCCTGGGGATTCATTCTTCTACTTCGATGTTCTGCAGTCTATCACAGACATAATAGAAATCAATGGAGTGCCCACAGTTGTTGGTGTATTCACCACACAGCTTAACAG CATCCCTGGTTCAGCAGTGTGTGCTTTCAGCATGGATGACATTGAGAAAGTCTTCAAAGGCAgatttaaagaacaaaagacTCCTGACTCTGTTTGGACAGCTGTACCTGAAGACAAAGTACCAAAGCCAAG ACCTGGCTGCTGTGCAAAACATGGCCTAGCAGAGGCTTACAAAACCTCCATTGATTTCCCAGACGAAACGCTCTCCTTCATCAAATCTCATCCTTTAATGGATTCAGCTGTTCCCTCAGTCACTGAGGAGCCTTGGTTTACCAAAACACGTGTCAG ATACAGATTGACAGCAATAGCTGTAGATCATGCTGCTGGACCCCATCAGAACTACACAGTCATATTTGTTGGCTCCGAAGCAGGAGTAGTACTTAAAATCTTGGCAAAGACCGGGCCCTTTTCTTTGAATGACAGTGTATTACTGGAAGAGATTGAAGCATATAATCATGCAAA GTGTAATGGAGAGAGTGAGGAGGACAGAAGAGTCATTTCCCTTCAGCTGGACAGAGACCACCATGCTCTGTTCGTGGCCTTCTCCAGCTGCGTCATTAGAATTCCTCTGAGTCGGTGTGAGCGTCATGGGTCATGTAAAAA gGCATGTATTGCTTCACGGGACCCGTACTGTGGCTGGTTAGACCATGAGATTTGTGGAAGAGTGACACCAGGCATGTT CACTGGAGGATACGTACAAGATGTCGAGTACGGCAACACGGCGCAGCTTGGGGACTGCCATG GTGTAAGGTGGGAAGTACAATCAGGAGAGTCCAACCAAATGGTACATATGAATGTCCTAATCACTTGTGTCTTTGCCGCTTTTGTCCTGGGAGCCTTTATTGCGGGAGTGGCCGTTTACTGTTACCGGGATATATTTGTACGGAAATccagaaaaatacacaaagatGCAGAATCGGCTCAGTCCTGCACGGACTCCAGTGGGAGCTTTGCCAAACTGAATGGGCTGTTTGACAGTCCCGTCAAGGAATATCAACAGAACATTGATTCACCCAAACTGTACACAAACCTGCTGACTAGCAGGAAGGAGTTGCCTCCAAACGGTGATACAAAGTCCATGATGATGGACCACAGGGGACAGCCTCCAGAATTAGCTGCACTTCCAACTCCTGAATCTACACCAGTTCTTCAACAAAAGACTCTGCAGGCTATGAAAAGCCAGTCGGACAAAGCGCATGGTAACCTCAATGCTTCACGGAAGGAAACCCCACTAAAAAGCCCtcagttttttccttccagtcctCCACCCCACTCTCCTCTAAGTCACGGACATATTCCCAGTGCTATTGTTCTTCCCAATGCTACCCATGATTACAATACATCTTTCTCAAATTCTAATGCGCACAAGGCAGACAAAAAGATGCAACATATTGATCATCCACTTACAAAACCATCCAGCAAAAGAGACCACAGGAGATCTGTTGATTCCAGGAACACCCTGAATGATTTTCTGAAACACTTAAATGAAACTACTAATAATCCCAAAGCAATTATGGGAGATATTCAAGTGGCCCACCAGACTTTAATGCTGGATCCAATGGGCAATATGTCTGAGATCCCACCTAAGGTTCCCAACAGGGAGGCATCTTTGTACTCTCCTCCATCAACTCTTCCAAGAAACAGTCCCACAAAACGAGTGGACGTTCCCACCACCCCTGCAGTACCAATGACCTCTTTGGAAAGGCAGAGAGGTTATCACAAAAATTCTTCACAAAGGCACTCGATATCTGCCCTTCCTAAAAACTTAAACTCACCAAATGGTGTTTTGTTATCCAGACAGCCAAGTATTAATCGTGGGGGGTACATGACCCCCACGGCAGGCACAAAGATGGACTACATGCAAGGGACGCCTGTCAGCGTTCACCTCCAGCCTTCCTTGTCCAGGCAAAGCAGTTACACGAGCAACGGCACCCTTCCTCGTACAGGAATAAAGAGGACACCCTCCTTAAAACCCGACGTGCCACCAAAACCCTCATTCGTTCCTCAGACAACTTCAGTCAGACCACTGAACAAATACAGTTACTAG
- the SEMA6D gene encoding semaphorin-6D isoform X4, whose product MRLPLLCAFLTLMSLSRCRAVSFPEDEDPINVVDYHYSRQYPVFRGRPSGNESQHRLDFQLMLKIRDTLYITGRDQVYTVNLNEVPKSEVTPSKKLTWRSRQQDRENCAMKGKHKDECHNFIKVFVPRNDEMVFVCGTNAFNPMCRYYRLNTLEYDGEEISGLARCPFDARQTNVALFADGKLYSATVADFLASDAVIYRSMGDGSALRTIKYDSKWIKEPHFLHAIEYGNYVYFFFREIAVEHNTLGKAVYSRVARICKNDMGGSQRVLEKHWTSFLKARLNCSVPGDSFFYFDVLQSITDIIEINGVPTVVGVFTTQLNSIPGSAVCAFSMDDIEKVFKGRFKEQKTPDSVWTAVPEDKVPKPRPGCCAKHGLAEAYKTSIDFPDETLSFIKSHPLMDSAVPSVTEEPWFTKTRVRYRLTAIAVDHAAGPHQNYTVIFVGSEAGVVLKILAKTGPFSLNDSVLLEEIEAYNHAKCNGESEEDRRVISLQLDRDHHALFVAFSSCVIRIPLSRCERHGSCKKACIASRDPYCGWLDHEICGRVTPGMFTGGYVQDVEYGNTAQLGDCHDMKFSSASITTMASIPVISPKVIGSWKPKVTGSRKFVVQDDPNTSDYSDPLSGVPKGVRWEVQSGESNQMVHMNVLITCVFAAFVLGAFIAGVAVYCYRDIFVRKSRKIHKDAESAQSCTDSSGSFAKLNGLFDSPVKEYQQNIDSPKLYTNLLTSRKELPPNGDTKSMMMDHRGQPPELAALPTPESTPVLQQKTLQAMKSQSDKAHGNLNASRKETPLKSPQFFPSSPPPHSPLSHGHIPSAIVLPNATHDYNTSFSNSNAHKADKKMQHIDHPLTKPSSKRDHRRSVDSRNTLNDFLKHLNETTNNPKAIMGDIQVAHQTLMLDPMGNMSEIPPKVPNREASLYSPPSTLPRNSPTKRVDVPTTPAVPMTSLERQRGYHKNSSQRHSISALPKNLNSPNGVLLSRQPSINRGGYMTPTAGTKMDYMQGTPVSVHLQPSLSRQSSYTSNGTLPRTGIKRTPSLKPDVPPKPSFVPQTTSVRPLNKYSY is encoded by the exons ATGAggctccctctgctctgtgccttccTGACGCTAATGAGCCTGTCCCGGTGCCGAGCTGTCAGCTTCCCTGAGGACGAGGACCCCATTAACGTTGTTGACTACCACT ATTCAAGGCAATATCCAGTATTTAGAGGACGCCCTTCAGGCAATGAATCTCAGCACAGACTGGACTTCCAACTAATGCTGAAAATTCGAGACACACTTTATATCACTGGCAG GGACCAGGTTTACACTGTAAACTTAAATGAAGTTCCAAAATCAGAAGTTACTCCAAGCAAG aaattaaCATGGAGATCAAGGCAACAGGACAGAGAGAACTGTGCTATGAAAGGCAAACATAAA GATGAATGCCATAACTTCATTAAAGTCTTTGTTCCAAGAAATGATGAGATGGTGTTTGTCTGTGGAACAAATGCATTTAACCCCATGTGCAGATACTATCGG ctgaataCCTTAGAGTATGATGGGGAGGAAATTAGTGGTTTGGCAAGATGCCCATTTGATGCCAGACAAACCAATGTCGCCCTCTTTGCTG ATGGAAAATTGTATTCGGCAACAGTAGCAGATTTCCTGGCAAGTGATGCTGTTATTTATCGCAGCATGGGGGATGGATCTGCCTTAAGAACAATAAAGTATGATTCCAAATGGATAAAAG AACCACACTTCCTCCATGCCATAGAATATGGGAACtatgtttatttcttcttccGAGAAATCGCTGTAGAGCACAACACTTTAGGCAAG GCTGTGTATTCTCGTGTGGCACGCATATGCAAAAATGACATGGGGGGATCCCAAAGGGTCCTGGAGAAACATTGGACATCCTTTCTGAAAGCTCGACTCAACTGCTCAGTTCCTGGGGATTCATTCTTCTACTTCGATGTTCTGCAGTCTATCACAGACATAATAGAAATCAATGGAGTGCCCACAGTTGTTGGTGTATTCACCACACAGCTTAACAG CATCCCTGGTTCAGCAGTGTGTGCTTTCAGCATGGATGACATTGAGAAAGTCTTCAAAGGCAgatttaaagaacaaaagacTCCTGACTCTGTTTGGACAGCTGTACCTGAAGACAAAGTACCAAAGCCAAG ACCTGGCTGCTGTGCAAAACATGGCCTAGCAGAGGCTTACAAAACCTCCATTGATTTCCCAGACGAAACGCTCTCCTTCATCAAATCTCATCCTTTAATGGATTCAGCTGTTCCCTCAGTCACTGAGGAGCCTTGGTTTACCAAAACACGTGTCAG ATACAGATTGACAGCAATAGCTGTAGATCATGCTGCTGGACCCCATCAGAACTACACAGTCATATTTGTTGGCTCCGAAGCAGGAGTAGTACTTAAAATCTTGGCAAAGACCGGGCCCTTTTCTTTGAATGACAGTGTATTACTGGAAGAGATTGAAGCATATAATCATGCAAA GTGTAATGGAGAGAGTGAGGAGGACAGAAGAGTCATTTCCCTTCAGCTGGACAGAGACCACCATGCTCTGTTCGTGGCCTTCTCCAGCTGCGTCATTAGAATTCCTCTGAGTCGGTGTGAGCGTCATGGGTCATGTAAAAA gGCATGTATTGCTTCACGGGACCCGTACTGTGGCTGGTTAGACCATGAGATTTGTGGAAGAGTGACACCAGGCATGTT CACTGGAGGATACGTACAAGATGTCGAGTACGGCAACACGGCGCAGCTTGGGGACTGCCATG ACATGAAGTTCTCCTCAGCTTCCATTACCACAATGGCAAGTATCCCAGTTATATCACCTAAAGTGATTGGTTCCTGGAAACCTAAAGTGACTGGCTCTCGGAAATTTGTAGTTCAAGATGACCCAAACACTTCTGATTATTCTGATCCATTATCAGGTGTCCCAAAGG GTGTAAGGTGGGAAGTACAATCAGGAGAGTCCAACCAAATGGTACATATGAATGTCCTAATCACTTGTGTCTTTGCCGCTTTTGTCCTGGGAGCCTTTATTGCGGGAGTGGCCGTTTACTGTTACCGGGATATATTTGTACGGAAATccagaaaaatacacaaagatGCAGAATCGGCTCAGTCCTGCACGGACTCCAGTGGGAGCTTTGCCAAACTGAATGGGCTGTTTGACAGTCCCGTCAAGGAATATCAACAGAACATTGATTCACCCAAACTGTACACAAACCTGCTGACTAGCAGGAAGGAGTTGCCTCCAAACGGTGATACAAAGTCCATGATGATGGACCACAGGGGACAGCCTCCAGAATTAGCTGCACTTCCAACTCCTGAATCTACACCAGTTCTTCAACAAAAGACTCTGCAGGCTATGAAAAGCCAGTCGGACAAAGCGCATGGTAACCTCAATGCTTCACGGAAGGAAACCCCACTAAAAAGCCCtcagttttttccttccagtcctCCACCCCACTCTCCTCTAAGTCACGGACATATTCCCAGTGCTATTGTTCTTCCCAATGCTACCCATGATTACAATACATCTTTCTCAAATTCTAATGCGCACAAGGCAGACAAAAAGATGCAACATATTGATCATCCACTTACAAAACCATCCAGCAAAAGAGACCACAGGAGATCTGTTGATTCCAGGAACACCCTGAATGATTTTCTGAAACACTTAAATGAAACTACTAATAATCCCAAAGCAATTATGGGAGATATTCAAGTGGCCCACCAGACTTTAATGCTGGATCCAATGGGCAATATGTCTGAGATCCCACCTAAGGTTCCCAACAGGGAGGCATCTTTGTACTCTCCTCCATCAACTCTTCCAAGAAACAGTCCCACAAAACGAGTGGACGTTCCCACCACCCCTGCAGTACCAATGACCTCTTTGGAAAGGCAGAGAGGTTATCACAAAAATTCTTCACAAAGGCACTCGATATCTGCCCTTCCTAAAAACTTAAACTCACCAAATGGTGTTTTGTTATCCAGACAGCCAAGTATTAATCGTGGGGGGTACATGACCCCCACGGCAGGCACAAAGATGGACTACATGCAAGGGACGCCTGTCAGCGTTCACCTCCAGCCTTCCTTGTCCAGGCAAAGCAGTTACACGAGCAACGGCACCCTTCCTCGTACAGGAATAAAGAGGACACCCTCCTTAAAACCCGACGTGCCACCAAAACCCTCATTCGTTCCTCAGACAACTTCAGTCAGACCACTGAACAAATACAGTTACTAG